One Mercurialis annua linkage group LG3, ddMerAnnu1.2, whole genome shotgun sequence DNA window includes the following coding sequences:
- the LOC126673879 gene encoding uncharacterized protein LOC126673879 isoform X2: protein MADVHLGPSINFNPINPFLLHTPILINYFNLISKSKSKFKSMAISSSSSVQCPASNPRPKQPSLLVFSGGTAFNGVVEELKKLTTRVAHVLPVSDDGGSTAEIVRVLGGPAVGDIRSRCLRLSDESTSEALAVRNLLGYRLPLDAPLAKLEWYNIVEGQHPLWNGVSRPYRETIQAFLVYFQNEILRRPNESFCFSNGSIGNFFFAGARIFFQSLDAAIFLFSRVSDIPPESLVLPVISTNDRLTLGCELWDGTIIRGQNEISHPTNGIGQSVNKVCHSVPALPSRIKRVFYMSSEGGNLLHEVLRGIGENISSRTCPKVLLLNGAHDRETSGFSASCFVTAITDALNRKYGDPHKCLENSPNQYVNTLLVPKDGEISIDVHCLESQGIFDVIFVDSIRDPKVGIIFNPQSLINALANVVGRYMSTIDLSD from the exons ATGGCGGACGTACATTTAGGACCGTCCATCAATTTTAATCCAATTAATCCATTTCTTCTCCACACTCCAATTCTAATCAATTATTTCAATCTCatctcaaaatcaaaatcaaaattcaaatcaatggctatttcttcttcttcttcagttCAATGCCCTGCTTCAAACCCTAGGCCCAAACAGCCTTCGCTTCTCGTATTCTCag GCGGAACTGCTTTTAATGGAGTAGTGGAAGAGCTTAAGAAATTAACCACACGCGTTGCTCATGTTCTTCCTGTTTCCGATGACGGTGGAAGTACTGCTGAAATCGTTCGCGTCCTTG GTGGACCGGCTGTTGGAGACATTCGGTCTAGATGTTTAAGATTGTCGGACGAAAGTACTTCTGAGGCTCTTGCTGTTCGGAATTTGCTTGGTTATCGTTTACCTCTTGATGCGCCTCTCGCTAAATTAGAATG GTATAATATAGTGGAAGGACAGCATCCTTTGTGGAATGGTGTATCAAGACCATATAGAGAAACAATTCAAGCTTTTCTTGTTTATTTCCAAAATGAG ATCCTGCGCCGGCCTAATGAATCATTTTGCTTTAGTAATGGCAG CATTGGGAATTTTTTCTTTGCAGGAGCTCGCATATTCTTTCAGTCATTAGATGCTGCAATATTTTTGTTTTCACGTGTTTCAGATATTCCACCAGAAAGTTTGGTCCTTCCTGTAATTTCAACAAATGACAGGCTCACATTAGGATGTGAATTATGG GATGGGACCATTATACGGGGACAGAATGAAATTTCTCATCCAACGAATGGTATCGGGCAATCAGTTAATAAG GTATGTCACTCAGTTCCAGCTCTTCCTTCAAGAATAAAGAGGGTGTTCTACATGTCAAGTGAGGGTGGAAATTTGCTACATGAG GTGTTACGTGGAATTGGGGAAAATATATCTTCGAGAACATGTCCCAAG GTACTTTTGCTGAATGGGGCTCATGATCGCGAAACAAGTGGCTTTTCTGCCTCTTGCTTCGTAACCGCCATCACGGATGCTCTAAATAGAAAGTATGGAGATCCTCATAAATGTCTAGAAAATTCT CCAAACCAGTATGTCAATACGCTTTTAGTTCCAAAAGACGGAGAAATTTCTATAGATGTTCATTGCTTGGAGTCCCAAGGAATCTTTGATGTG ATTTTTGTTGATTCTATTCGTGATCCGAAAGTTGGTATAATATTTAACCCCCAGTCATTGATAAATGCACTCGCCAACGTGGTAGGCAGATACATGAGCACAATTGATTTGTCGGATTAG
- the LOC126673881 gene encoding senescence-specific cysteine protease SAG39-like: protein MALLIQSKLVLIAVLSVTLWATLCLSRSVHEDSMEVSHEMWMNQHGRVYKDNAEKEKRFQIFKQNVEFIESFNKAGTKAYKVGVNAFADLTNDEFKSSRNGYRSYASYGPLMVRSSSSFRYENVTAAPTSMDWRQKGAVTPIKDQGQCGCCWAFSAVAAMEGITKLSTGKLISLSEQELVDCDTSGEDQGCEGGLMDNAFQFIKQNGGLTTEANYPYQGTDSTCNSGKASNNAAKINGYEDVPANDENALLKAVTKQPVSVAIDASGSAFQFYSGGVFTGDCGTELDHGVTAVGYGESDGSKFWLVKNSWGSSWGEDGYIRMQRDIDAKEGLCGIAMEPSYPTA from the exons ATGGCTCTCCTTATTCAAAGCAAGCTGGTCTTGATCGCAGTGCTATCCGTTACTCTCTGGGCTACGCTGTGCTTGTCGAGGTCGGTACATGAAGATTCCATGGAGGTGAGTCATGAAATGTGGATGAACCAGCATGGCCGTGTCTACAAAGACAATGCAGAGAAAGAGAAGCGGTTTCAGATATTCAAGCAGAATGTCGAATTCATCGAGTCGTTTAACAAGGCTGGGACTAAGGCTTACAAGGTGGGAGTCAATGCATTTGCAGACTTAACTAATGATGAGTTTAAGAGCTCAAGAAATGGATATAGAAGTTATGCTAGCTATGGGCCATTGATGGTGAGATCATCATCGTCGTTTAGGTATGAAAATGTCACTGCAGCGCCTACTTCCATGGATTGGAGACAAAAAGGAGCGGTTACTCCCATCAAAGACCAGGGCCAATGTG GATGTTGCTGGGCATTTTCAGCCGTGGCAGCAATGGAAGGCATCACAAAACTCTCAACAGGAAAACTAATCTCTCTATCCGAACAAGAGCTAGTCGACTGCGACACAAGCGGCGAAGATCAAGGTTGCGAAGGCGGTTTAATGGACAACGCATTTCAATTCATCAAACAAAACGGAGGACTAACCACCGAAGCCAATTACCCATACCAAGGAACAGATAGCACCTGCAACTCGGGCAAGGCAAGTAACAACGCAGCCAAGATCAATGGTTACGAAGATGTGCCAGCCAATGATGAAAACGCACTCCTAAAAGCCGTAACCAAGCAGCCAGTTTCGGTTGCCATTGACGCTAGTGGCTCTGCATTTCAGTTCTACTCCGGCGGAGTGTTTACCGGAGATTGTGGAACGGAGCTGGACCATGGTGTAACGGCGGTAGGGTATGGAGAAAGTGATGGGAGCAAGTTTTGGTTGGTGAAGAACTCGTGGGGAAGTTCATGGGGTGAAGATGGATATATAAGAATGCAGAGAGATATTGATGCTAAAGAAGGTCTTTGTGGAATTGCTATGGAACCTTCTTATCCAACTGCTTAG
- the LOC126673879 gene encoding uncharacterized protein YNL011C isoform X1, which produces MADVHLGPSINFNPINPFLLHTPILINYFNLISKSKSKFKSMAISSSSSVQCPASNPRPKQPSLLVFSGGTAFNGVVEELKKLTTRVAHVLPVSDDGGSTAEIVRVLGGPAVGDIRSRCLRLSDESTSEALAVRNLLGYRLPLDAPLAKLEWYNIVEGQHPLWNGVSRPYRETIQAFLVYFQNEILRRPNESFCFSNGSIGNFFFAGARIFFQSLDAAIFLFSRVSDIPPESLVLPVISTNDRLTLGCELWDGTIIRGQNEISHPTNGIGQSVNKVCHSVPALPSRIKRVFYMSSEGGNLLHEVFPIVNSPVLDQLSNVDCVVYAMGSLFTSICPSLVLRGIGENISSRTCPKVLLLNGAHDRETSGFSASCFVTAITDALNRKYGDPHKCLENSPNQYVNTLLVPKDGEISIDVHCLESQGIFDVIFVDSIRDPKVGIIFNPQSLINALANVVGRYMSTIDLSD; this is translated from the exons ATGGCGGACGTACATTTAGGACCGTCCATCAATTTTAATCCAATTAATCCATTTCTTCTCCACACTCCAATTCTAATCAATTATTTCAATCTCatctcaaaatcaaaatcaaaattcaaatcaatggctatttcttcttcttcttcagttCAATGCCCTGCTTCAAACCCTAGGCCCAAACAGCCTTCGCTTCTCGTATTCTCag GCGGAACTGCTTTTAATGGAGTAGTGGAAGAGCTTAAGAAATTAACCACACGCGTTGCTCATGTTCTTCCTGTTTCCGATGACGGTGGAAGTACTGCTGAAATCGTTCGCGTCCTTG GTGGACCGGCTGTTGGAGACATTCGGTCTAGATGTTTAAGATTGTCGGACGAAAGTACTTCTGAGGCTCTTGCTGTTCGGAATTTGCTTGGTTATCGTTTACCTCTTGATGCGCCTCTCGCTAAATTAGAATG GTATAATATAGTGGAAGGACAGCATCCTTTGTGGAATGGTGTATCAAGACCATATAGAGAAACAATTCAAGCTTTTCTTGTTTATTTCCAAAATGAG ATCCTGCGCCGGCCTAATGAATCATTTTGCTTTAGTAATGGCAG CATTGGGAATTTTTTCTTTGCAGGAGCTCGCATATTCTTTCAGTCATTAGATGCTGCAATATTTTTGTTTTCACGTGTTTCAGATATTCCACCAGAAAGTTTGGTCCTTCCTGTAATTTCAACAAATGACAGGCTCACATTAGGATGTGAATTATGG GATGGGACCATTATACGGGGACAGAATGAAATTTCTCATCCAACGAATGGTATCGGGCAATCAGTTAATAAG GTATGTCACTCAGTTCCAGCTCTTCCTTCAAGAATAAAGAGGGTGTTCTACATGTCAAGTGAGGGTGGAAATTTGCTACATGAG GTCTTTCCCATTGTTAACTCACCGGTGCTGGATCAGTTAAGTAATGTGGATTGCGTTGTATATGCTATGGGGTCTCTCTTCACTTCCATTTGTCCATCTCTG GTGTTACGTGGAATTGGGGAAAATATATCTTCGAGAACATGTCCCAAG GTACTTTTGCTGAATGGGGCTCATGATCGCGAAACAAGTGGCTTTTCTGCCTCTTGCTTCGTAACCGCCATCACGGATGCTCTAAATAGAAAGTATGGAGATCCTCATAAATGTCTAGAAAATTCT CCAAACCAGTATGTCAATACGCTTTTAGTTCCAAAAGACGGAGAAATTTCTATAGATGTTCATTGCTTGGAGTCCCAAGGAATCTTTGATGTG ATTTTTGTTGATTCTATTCGTGATCCGAAAGTTGGTATAATATTTAACCCCCAGTCATTGATAAATGCACTCGCCAACGTGGTAGGCAGATACATGAGCACAATTGATTTGTCGGATTAG
- the LOC126671082 gene encoding uncharacterized protein LOC126671082, which translates to MDKRSKGMSWLGRMYSKFEDTVESMCLGVEDILQQQQEGLEYVENKLQTVRANVKQICSEIVQEILPISENSVETEYSLAQESDDSEENEEKQFQLLTFNSVAVTSDKKIPVLPALSAISEDILKNSFYNEKQPKLEISISDTSNNEYPSSSISSTTSEDIQDSSFYKDEQLQLEMLHYITSDDENLSSSVSSLTLYNQLELSSLHPDDLLEYFRKKFPLGYQSSDSVSSLQSSDSVNLLRSSDSVNSLQSFQSAFWGSEDDHSDVSDELVEKSDKSIDETKLDESWIVGDSSELSFEEEKLAALTAKEAYDNEHAAACREFESSENEGEGHDECESGEGHDECESGEGHYECECGEGHDERKSGEGHNECDCGEGHDECESGEGHNECDCGEGHDECESEEGHDECESEEGHDESREGHEECESDEGHDESESDWVIV; encoded by the exons ATGGATAAGCGTAGTAAAGGTATGTCGTGGCTGGGTCGTATGTACAGCAAATTTGAAGATACTGTTGAATCTATGTGCTTAGGGGTGGAGGATATCTTGCAGCAGCAGCAG GAAGGATTGGAGTACGTCGAGAACAAGTTGCAGACAGTGCGTGCCAACGTCAAGCAAATTTGCTCAGAGATTGTACAAGAGATTCTCCCTATCTCTGAAAATTCAGTGGAAACTGAATACTCTCTAGCACAAGAAAGTGATGATTCCGAAGAAAATGAGGAAAAGCAGTTTCAGCTTCTTACATTCAATAGTGTCGCTGTCACTTCAGATAAGAAAATTCCCGTTCTGCCAGCGTTGTCCGCAATCTCAGAGGACATACTAAAGAATAGCTTCTATAACGAAAAACAACCTAAGCTTGAAATATCGATCAGCGACACTTCAAACAACGAATATCCAAGTTCTTCAATATCATCCACAACCTCAGAAGACATACAAGATAGTAGCTTTTATAAGGACGAGCAACTTCAGCTTGAGATGTTACATTATATCACTTCAGACGATGAAAATCTAAGTTCGTCGGTATCTTCTCTAACCCTATATAATCAACTAGAGTTATCTTCGCTACACCCAGATGATCTACTAGAGTATTTCAGAAAGAAGTTCCCTTTGGGCTATCAATCTTCAGATTCTGTCAGTTCGCTTCAATCTTCAGATTCTGTCAATTTGCTTCGTTCTTCAGATTCTGTTAATTCGCTTCAATCTTTTCAAAGTGCGTTCTGGGGTTCAGAAGATGACCATAGTGATGTTTCAGATGAATTAGTTG AAAAATCAGACAAATCTATTGATGAGACGAAGCTTGATGAAAGCTGGATTGTAGGAGATAGTAGTGAGCTTTCGTTCGAGGAG GAAAAACTCGCAGCTTTGACCGCGAAAGAGGCGTATGACAATGAGCATGCTGCTGCTTGTCGGGAATTTGAATCCTCTGAAAATGAAGGGGAGGGACATGATGAATGCGAATCCGGGGAGGGACATGATGAATGCGAATCCGGAGAGGGCCATTATGAATGCGAATGCGGGGAGGGACATGATGAGCGTAAATCTGGAGAGGGCCATAATGAATGCGACTGCGGGGAGGGACATGATGAATGCGAATCCGGAGAGGGCCATAATGAATGTGACTGCGGGGAGGGCCATGATGAATGTGAATCCGAGGAGGGCCATGATGAATGCGAGTCCGAGGAGGGCCATGATGAATCCAGGGAGGGCCATGAAGAATGCGAATCCGACGAGGGCCATGATGAATCCGAATCTGATTGGGTCATTGTCTAA
- the LOC126673880 gene encoding senescence-specific cysteine protease SAG39-like has protein sequence MAKILENKLCVVAFLVLALWASNALCRSLIQPDATMHERHETWMTKYGRTYKDGAEKEKRFQIFKENVEFIESFNKAGTKAYKVGINAFADLTNDEFKSSRNGYRSYASYGPLMMRSSSSFRYENVTAAPTSMDWRQKGAVTPIKDQGQCGCCWAFSAVAAMEGITKLSTGKLISLSEQELVDCDTSGEDQGCEGGLMDNAFQFIKQNGGLTTEANYPYQGTDNTCNSGKASNNAAKINGYEDVPANDENALLKAVTKQPVSVAIDASGSAFQFYSGGVFTGDCGTELDHGVTAVGYGEIDGSKFWLVKNSWGSSWGEDGYIRMERDIDAKEGLCGIAMEPSYPTA, from the exons ATGGCTAAAATTCTTGAAAACAAACTATGCGTTGTAGCATTTCTAGTACTAGCGCTCTGGGCTTCCAACGCCTTGTGCCGCTCCCTGATACAACCCGATGCAACCATGCACGAAAGGCACGAAACGTGGATGACAAAGTACGGACGTACGTATAAGGACGGTGCTGAGAAAGAGAAGCGGTTTCAGATATTCAAGGAGAATGTTGAATTCATTGAGTCTTTTAACAAGGCTGGGACTAAGGCTTACAAGGTGGGAATCAATGCATTTGCAGACTTAACTAATGATGAGTTCAAGAGCTCAAGAAATGGATATAGAAGTTATGCTAGCTATGGGCCATTGATGATGAGATCATCATCATCGTTTAGGTATGAAAATGTCACTGCAGCACCTACTTCCATGGATTGGAGACAGAAAGGAGCGGTTACTCCAATCAAAGACCAGGGCCAATGTG GATGCTGCTGGGCATTTTCAGCTGTGGCGGCCATGGAAGGCATCACAAAACTCTCAACTGGAAAACTAATCTCTCTATCCGAACAAGAGCTAGTCGACTGCGACACAAGCGGCGAAGACCAAGGTTGCGAAGGCGGTCTAATGGACAACGCATTTCAATTCATCAAACAAAACGGAGGACTAACCACCGAAGCCAATTACCCTTACCAAGGAACAGACAACACCTGCAACTCGGGCAAGGCAAGTAACAATGCAGCCAAGATCAATGGTTACGAGGATGTGCCGGCCAATGATGAAAACGCACTCCTAAAAGCCGTAACCAAGCAGCCAGTTTCGGTTGCCATCGACGCTAGTGGATCCGCATTTCAGTTCTACTCCGGCGGAGTGTTTACCGGAGATTGTGGAACGGAGCTGGACCATGGTGTAACGGCGGTAGGGTATGGAGAAATTGATGGGAGCAAGTTTTGGTTGGTGAAGAACTCGTGGGGAAGTTCATGGGGTGAAGATGGATATATAAGAATGGAGAGAGATATTGATGCTAAAGAAGGTCTTTGTGGAATTGCTATGGAACCTTCTTATCCTACTGCTTAG
- the LOC126673879 gene encoding uncharacterized protein YNL011C isoform X3, with translation MADVHLGPSINFNPINPFLLHTPILINYFNLISKSKSKFKSMAISSSSSVQCPASNPRPKQPSLLVFSGGTAFNGVVEELKKLTTRVAHVLPVSDDGGSTAEIVRVLGGPAVGDIRSRCLRLSDESTSEALAVRNLLGYRLPLDAPLAKLEWYNIVEGQHPLWNGVSRPYRETIQAFLVYFQNEILRRPNESFCFSNGSIGNFFFAGARIFFQSLDAAIFLFSRVSDIPPESLVLPVISTNDRLTLGCELWDGTIIRGQNEISHPTNGIGQSVNKVCHSVPALPSRIKRVFYMSSEGGNLLHEVFPIVNSPVLDQLSNVDCVVYAMGSLFTSICPSLVLRGIGENISSRTCPKVLLLNGAHDRETSGFSASCFVTAITDALNRKYGDPHKCLENSPNQYVNTLLVPKDGEISIDVHCLESQGIFDVADT, from the exons ATGGCGGACGTACATTTAGGACCGTCCATCAATTTTAATCCAATTAATCCATTTCTTCTCCACACTCCAATTCTAATCAATTATTTCAATCTCatctcaaaatcaaaatcaaaattcaaatcaatggctatttcttcttcttcttcagttCAATGCCCTGCTTCAAACCCTAGGCCCAAACAGCCTTCGCTTCTCGTATTCTCag GCGGAACTGCTTTTAATGGAGTAGTGGAAGAGCTTAAGAAATTAACCACACGCGTTGCTCATGTTCTTCCTGTTTCCGATGACGGTGGAAGTACTGCTGAAATCGTTCGCGTCCTTG GTGGACCGGCTGTTGGAGACATTCGGTCTAGATGTTTAAGATTGTCGGACGAAAGTACTTCTGAGGCTCTTGCTGTTCGGAATTTGCTTGGTTATCGTTTACCTCTTGATGCGCCTCTCGCTAAATTAGAATG GTATAATATAGTGGAAGGACAGCATCCTTTGTGGAATGGTGTATCAAGACCATATAGAGAAACAATTCAAGCTTTTCTTGTTTATTTCCAAAATGAG ATCCTGCGCCGGCCTAATGAATCATTTTGCTTTAGTAATGGCAG CATTGGGAATTTTTTCTTTGCAGGAGCTCGCATATTCTTTCAGTCATTAGATGCTGCAATATTTTTGTTTTCACGTGTTTCAGATATTCCACCAGAAAGTTTGGTCCTTCCTGTAATTTCAACAAATGACAGGCTCACATTAGGATGTGAATTATGG GATGGGACCATTATACGGGGACAGAATGAAATTTCTCATCCAACGAATGGTATCGGGCAATCAGTTAATAAG GTATGTCACTCAGTTCCAGCTCTTCCTTCAAGAATAAAGAGGGTGTTCTACATGTCAAGTGAGGGTGGAAATTTGCTACATGAG GTCTTTCCCATTGTTAACTCACCGGTGCTGGATCAGTTAAGTAATGTGGATTGCGTTGTATATGCTATGGGGTCTCTCTTCACTTCCATTTGTCCATCTCTG GTGTTACGTGGAATTGGGGAAAATATATCTTCGAGAACATGTCCCAAG GTACTTTTGCTGAATGGGGCTCATGATCGCGAAACAAGTGGCTTTTCTGCCTCTTGCTTCGTAACCGCCATCACGGATGCTCTAAATAGAAAGTATGGAGATCCTCATAAATGTCTAGAAAATTCT CCAAACCAGTATGTCAATACGCTTTTAGTTCCAAAAGACGGAGAAATTTCTATAGATGTTCATTGCTTGGAGTCCCAAGGAATCTTTGATGTG GCAGATACATGA